TACTTATAATCGTGCTGTAGTTCTTGTTCACATGAGCGTTTGTAAATAACCCACTGGggccatcaatcaatcaatttatctCCCCCAGAAACGAAGACCCCGAAAAAGAAGAAATCCGATGCGGAAACTACAGGTTAGTCTCTCCGGGAACGAGTTACTGCTGTTCCTTGCTCACAAAGGTTTCCCGCTATCTTTCATATTTTGTGACTTTCTAAATGTTCGTTTCAGTTTTTCTTCTCTCACTAACGCTGTAAACCTGTCTtccgggcttttttttttcggtttatgTACATGCCCATACAATGTTATTGTACCCGTACAACCTttattttacagtgtttccatcgaCCTCATTGAGcagctaagactgccatagaaaaccaattcggaacgcttttgacggcagaagaaaacgttaatagaaaaaaaaatacaagtctgCCGTTAGGTGATctcggatatattgattgttgtagtgataTATTccgttatatgaaaaaaatggcgttcataaacggtttcccgctgaaaaatgcttctgtccagatTTGCTGGGTATGATTTTTGTTTATCGATAAATGCATAGAGTGAATACTGATCACACacctgttttattttttctatcaGGAACTGAATCACAGACTTCTGGTGAGTGCGCTTATGCAAACGGTTTCCGCTAAGTCCTGTCAAACGTTAAAAAAGGTGGCCACCTGCTCTGCGAATACTGGTCTAGCTCATTGTTGTAGGCGCTAGTTCTCACTAGACCCGCATATTTTTTAAAGCCACCTCTTTTTTATAATTAACAAACATAAATATTGTAACTTTTTATTTTTAACCTGACCATAGAATTTTCGATATTAACCCATGTGAAGAAATTCCCTTTCAATTTCCTTTTTTGCGATGTAAACCTTAGGCCGTTCCCTTTTATTTCAGTGAGCATAAAGTAAATCCGCCAAATTAAGTTTCTATCACGTGACTGCGCTGCCATGCCGCAGTTTtagcaccctcaaatgcacacaAAATGAGGGAGTTCAGTTACAATAAGTAAACATGAAACCGATCCCAGCCCGGGTTACGCCATTACGGCGGGGACTTGACTTTGTTAGAATCACGACGCTGCCCATTTGCTCGACGAGACATTACACTGCAAGAAATTATTAAGTTCTCCCTATTCTTCCTCGGAGTAAATGTCGGGTACTACTGGCGACATTCTCAGCTTTAAACGCACACGGTGTTTATTTCAGTAAAACACCATTAACACTGAAGCTCTCAAGCTAAGAAGCGCCTCCTTGCATCCCGTAGCTTTAATTTTTCGCTCCACCTTCGCTGTGTCATGTAGTACCGCGGCATCCCAATCATCTGCAGCACCTACATTCGCAGGTTCCCCGCAAATGTCATTCGCGGCCAATTATAGCGGCCACATCTCACAGAGCTCGCTTTCTGACATCGAGACAACGAATACAGAGCTTCTCTTGATTATAGTAGTTGCATAGCGAAAAAGATATAGATACATATGTTTTCATGTTTTATGCTTGTTTGAAGAACACTTTTCTGTTTGCCGAAACGTCTCACTACCGCGCGGTGGCGGTGTCTTGTGCAGAGACGAAGAAATCAAAAAAGAAGAAGCGAAAGGAGGGAACGACAGGTAAGTTTCTTAGCGGGTATTGAAGTGCATGAAGTCACTTCCGTCAATTAAGCAATTCTGCTCCTTACTATTACCTGACATCTAACGACCACATGGTGGCATCATGCGCAGATAAGCAGGCCTCGGCCAGGAAAGAGACAGAGGCATCAGCTACTGGTgagttttagagcgagagctctactctGCGCACTACAACTCCCTAGGTCAAATTTGGCGCGCgtttgccgggttcgaacccgaccgcggcggctgcgtttttatggactcaaaacgctaaggcgcccgtgtgctgtgcaatgccagtgcacgttaaagatccacaggcggttgaaattattccggagccctccactacgacacctctaattcttcctttcttctttcactccctcctttatcccttcccttacagcgcggttcaggtgtccgccgatctatgagacagatactgcgccttttccttccccccaaaaccaattattgttattactgTTATTATTGTTTGACCTTGAGCAGGCGGAAAGGAGGCGTggcaagtgacgtcataccacgtgactcgctgtgGACAGGCGCCGTtgctgtaccacgtgactagcgggGGTATAACAGCTGCTTGGCGCTGGCGCTCGGTCGCTCAGTCTCTCCGTGGCGCTCCGTACCGACTCCGGAGCCAAAAATTGCACTGCCATGATTAACAGATCTTTCGCTTGTATCACTAGGTTCAACAAGCGCTAAACCtctgctatctttttttttcagcctcaagAACTACATCTAAAATCTCTGGCAAGTGCACTTGTgcaagtttctttttttatccGCGCTATGGGTGCAGAAATTTTCTATAAACGTCCCATGACCATTATGCTCGCCGTAGATTCTCCGTGAACCCTTTGCACTCCCGTTCATCAGGAGTATTTACATTCCTTACCTAAACCTCATTCCTGAGCACCATTCAACGGCCGCATGCTCACTCACGCATAAAGCTCCTTTTCGTGTATTTACGATTAGTGCTGAACATTTTCAAAGGCTCTTTTAAACGTTTTTAAACATTCAATTCTAAAGGCGCTTCTCAATGCCTTCAGGTATTTAAGTTTTTAACCGACGAAGATTGGATGGCCACATTAAATCTAACAAAACATTTTCAAGTAGAATCAGCCTGAAACTACACTTACGgaggtaggggggggggagggttatCGATATGCCTTGCAATTTAAAACCGTGCGACAACTGTGCTTCCGATTGATGATATACGCCGGCACATGGTTAGCAGTTAAATTCGTTCAGTTTTTCTTATTATTTCCGAACCGCTCCAAACAATACTCCTCCTTTCTACTTTGTGCAGCTTCACGGAAATGAAGCTATATTATTGTTTTGGCCAGTAGTAAAAATGAACCATTATCAGTGACGTAGACTTTCAAACAGACAACATCGATGGTGTGGATGTTGTTCAACGGCATTGCTATACTTGTTAACCGTTGTGCAACCACATTTCATAGAGGTGCATGTCGACTGCGAAACTCGGTTTCTGGCCTTTGCGGCTTTCCACTGTTGTCCTaaacgcgtatcacatcgacaatGGTATAAACGAGAAAACGAATAACTGATGCGCTGGGTGTTATTGCTCGCCAACGTCTCGAACCAACCGCAGCTTCCAAGAAGAAGGACCCCAAGCGTTCCATTCCACCAGATCGTAAGTAGCAGCATCTTTCTTGTGAGTAGAAACGAATTTTATTAATTTTGACAGTCTATCAAGCGAGTGTTGTAGCGCTGATCAGAAGGATTCTTTCGCAGCCATAAATTTATGAAGGTAGTGTGGAAAAACCGCATCGCTTCTAATTTTTCGATGACATGCAACAAAGGGACGGTAGGAATAGAACCATGCAGTAGATGAGTTACTGATACAGTGCCCCTTCGTCTTGAAGGTTACGTCATCCTCATAACGCCTATGCTGTGATAGTTAGGTGCAGCGGGCTTTCCCTTAAAATGAAGGCTTTATAAGAGATGCCCAAACTGCCGCACGTTGAAACCGACCGTTACTATTTTCGACATTGTTATGATGCTCAAAAAGGCTGCCATTGATGAGCCTTCCAGTTCGTACAACCTTCATAGGAATGCCTTGCGAATACGTCATAGCGGCTGCCATGCTAATGAACGCAGGACCACTGTGAACGCTTTAGCGCTTACACAACTCGCGTATCGCCTCTCGCCCTACTGTGCTCTGCGGGAGCTCCGCGCGGCCTGCTGTCATAGGGCCCGTGAGGTCACGCGCAACCCCTCTATAGCGCTTTCAACACGATCAGGGAATGCGACAGACCACGTTATAACTTTTGTTCCCGGTCTACCACTGTCTGCGTTATCTTTTCTGTGCGTCTTATCACATCTGTGGTCGACGGACACTGAGGAAGTCTAGAACCTTTAGTATGGATTCATTGCACCATTGTTGGTTGGCACAATTTGTTGCTCCAACGAACTCCTCCTGTGCAACGCTCATCTCAagcgcttctttctttctttctttctatctttctttccttctttctttctttctttccttctttctttcttctttctttctttccatccatccatctttctttttttccttctttctatctatctttctttctctctttcttcctctctttctttctttccatcgatccatccatccatccatccatccatccatccatccatccatccatccatccattcatccatccctctttctttctttttctttctttccttctttctttctatctatctttctttctctctttcttcctctcttcctttctttctttctatccatccatccatccatccatccatccatccatccatccatccatccatccatccatccatccatgcatccatccatccctctttctttctttctttctttctttccttctttctttctttcttctttcttcctttctttccatccatccatctttctttccttccttctttctatctatctttctttctctctttcttcctctcttccttcttaTCTTTCGTTctatcgatccatccatccatccatccatccatccatccctgtttctttctttctttctttctatctttctttccttctttctttctttctttctttctttctttctttctttctttctttcttctttctttccatccatccatctttctttccttccttctttctatctatctttctctctttcttcctctcttccttcttttctttctttctatcgatccatccatccatccatccatccatccatccatccatccatccatccatccatccatccatccatccatccatccatctttctttctttctttctttctttctttctttctttctttctttctttctttctttctttctttctttattctttctttcttcctttctttccatccatccatccatctttctttccttccttctttctatctatctttctttctttcttcctctcttccttcttttctttctatcgatccatccatccatacctctttctttctttctttctttctttctttctttctttctttctttctttctttctttctttctttcttctttctttcttcctttctttccatccatccatctttctttccttccttctttctatctatctttctctctttcttcctctcttccttcttttctttctttctatcgatccatccatccatccctctttctttctttctttctttcttttgtctttctttctttcttctttctttctttcttctttctttcttcctttctttccatccatccatctttctttccttccttctttctatctatctttctttctctttcttcctctcttccttcttttctttctttctatcgatccatccatccatccatccatccctctttctttctttcttcctctctttccatccatccatctttctttccttccttctttctatctatctttctttctctctttcttcctctcttccttcttttctttctttctatcgatccatccatccatccatccatccatccatccctctttctttcttttcttctttcttctttctttctttcttcctttctttccatccatccatctttctttccttccttctttctatctatctttctttctctctttcttcctctcttccttcttttctttctttctatcgatccatccatccctctttctttctttatttctttctttccttctttctttcttctttctttctttcttcctttctttccatccatccatctttctttccttctttctatctatctttctctctttcttcctctcttccttcttttctttctttctatcgatccatccatccatccatccctctttctttctttctttctttctttctttctttctttttttctttctttctttctttctttcttaataaTTTAGCATCAGCAACAGCAAAGCCGGAGGAACCAGCGCAGCAGCACGCGGTACCCCAGATAGCGAACCTGGGTGAGTGCTCTTTCGCATATGCCCGACGTTACACCACAAAACAAGTTCACTGCATCCAATACGTCCCATTTCAAGAGCATGCCGTAACATATAACCCGGAGAGAATTGAAATTTGTTTGCCTTATCAAAGAACGCCTTGTATTGCCTCATTTGTATTAGCGCGCatgttcaaactgttcaaaagcCATTACTCGCCGCTTTCTTCTCCCGTGTTCAACACCCATTTCTCGCCCTTTAGCTTGATGAACACCATGTGTGTAATACTCTGCAGTGGGACGTGATATACGGACATATTCATTCATTTCTATACGACTAGCCATTCCTTCAATGCTTCGCTAAACTGTAGCTTTTATTACTTTATTAATGACCTGTTACGCGTATCTTCGTTTCCACAAGTATTAAAGCCCTTCTGATAAAACCTTCAAAATTAGTCCTCGCTCCCACTGGCTGCAAGAACGTCTTGACATCGTTTCACATACGAAGCGCATATTGAATCCATTTAATGGCACGCCTACAGTGCACGTGCCTTACCCTTTCGTACACGTTGCCAAACAATCATTCGGACCATGTGCCAAAAAAAAAGTGTCCTGCAATTCTCTAATCCTCAAAGGTTTCGTCCATGCTGCGGACGGAGATTTTGCTCATCTGCGCGAAAACACATCGCACCACACAGCTGTCCTCACCCTTACAAAATTTATTTAATCAGTCCATATACTGCCCATAGACCTCAGgctataaagtctataaactctGTATAGACAGAATAGTCCATAGGCAATACAAGTcttctagacagtctatagacaatttatagatttatggtcatacacttttagcagacttttgtctataacaGTATTTTGGCAATGAATAGaccaaaagaaatatctataggaaggcaatagagtctataagaagtctatagcctgtctatagaccatttttataatggCATAGAAAGAGCATGAACGGCGCATTGCGGCATGCGTTGACGCACGTCGCATGCTAGCGGCCACGGACTCAGAAATAATGCCCTGTAATGCATGCACTATGAAAGACCGCAACTAGATCTGTCGCCTAGGTGTGTAAGCGTAGACGAATGAGCAGCTTCGACGGTCGTGCACAAGTTCTACGCAGTCGTCCACTTCACTATTTATCTAAAATTCAATGAATACATGTAAATCGCCTTATGTCCATCAGCACAATGCTTATGGCCATCCTCATACGTTCTCGTAAGAAACGACTCTTGATTTGAGACTGCAGTCCTTATCTAAAAGAAGTATGAATAGTAGCAGACcaggcgcggtggctcagtggttgtgcagctcggttgctgacccgaaagacgcgggttcgatcccgaccgcggcggtagcatatcgatggaggcgaaattctagaggcccgtgcacgttaaagaaccccagttggtcgaattttccggagggcttcactatggcgtcgctcatagcccgagtcgctttgggacgttaaacccccataaaccgtaaatgAATACTAGTAGTTTATTGTTAAACAAAAATCGCAAGCAAAATAACTAGAAAGAATCTTCAAGCAGCTGATCTGCAGCCGAGAGAAACATAAGGGATAGGATAGCAGACAAGTAAGGGTGAAATAAAGGCAGGAGGGAGAAGATAAAGCGGTAAAGTGAAAATGGCGCTATTAACAAGCATATACAAGTACCGAATGTACGCAAAAACACTCGCACAACCACACAAAGGATGAAATGAAAAACGCGTGCCCGCACACAGCTGGCCTGTCATAGTTCTGTGCAGTTCACGGTACAGTCTTCGTCAATCAAGAGTAAAGAACACAAGAGGTTTTCTTCGGAGCCAAGTAGTGTGACTCCTATAGCATCCGTGGAACTTTCCGAAGGTGAGAAAGAGAGCTTCTTTCACCTTTACGGGAGCGGGAATGCTTGCGACTCACACAGTGTGGCCCAAAAGCAAATACTCTGCACTCTTTACTTCTGACTAATGCTGTAAATGATACAGTCGTAGTTGACTTGAATTTAATCGGAGCTCTTATGTACTGCGTGCCTCGTAGCTGCAGCCTGACGAGTAAAAATCTACTAATTAAGTGCATTTTCCGCTTACTCAGGTGGCGTGGACTTCATCTCGCTTCGGGTTCTGGCCATGGGCTTCATTTTTGCCCTCGGAGGCATCATGGCCATCCTGACATTCTTGGGCATTCTGCGACATAGGGACGTTCTCAAAGACCTGCCCTGTGTCGGCGAACAGTGCCAAGAGGTGACTCCATCTCCTTTTGAAAAGTGCTACTTGGCGAGCTTGGCTTATAACCTCTTCCGTGGAGCGTATACTTTGTATGGATCCAGCAGAGTTCTTTCCCCTGAGGCAATGGAGCGACAATGACACCCACTTCCCGGTTCACTTGGACAGCGTAGGTGGTTCATGATCCTTACGCGTCTCATCATCCGCAAGGTGTCGTCTATAAACAGTGCGGGCGTGAACGCGAGAATTTCCGGTTTCGGAATACTGCAACGTGCTTCACACCAGAGAAAATACCACGCACAGCAATCGGTACAGAAGTCCGTCAGAAAGTTGCCGCTGTAATAACGGCTGTCTTGCTTGTAATAACGTATTGCAATGATACCGCTTCGTTACGGTTCGAACTGTGCCGAGGAAACAATACTCACACAAATAACAATTGGTGCACAGTACGGCATGAACGATTCACGAGAACAGCGAGAGAGGAAGAGCGCTTAACTGTCCTTCCTCCCTGATCTCGTGTCTCGCTCCTTCGGCGCTGTGCATCTCTTTGTTTCAGCAACTGTGCAGTGAATGCAGCCAAAACATGGACAACAAATGTTCTGTCAGTGTACTCTCTGTGTTCTAGTTTCCTTTGCTTGCTCTGCTTGAATCGTAATGGATCCGTGGCAACCAGTCCGGCTTATTCACCCTTAATGCACTCTTCCTTACTGTGCAGGTCGTGCGTCTCACTGAGAGCTTCATGGACCATAGCGTAAACCCGTGCCACGACTTCTACCGGCACGTGTGCGGCCGCTGGATGCGGGACACACATAAACCGTCCTCCTTCATGATAGACGTAGCCCGCAACATGACTGACGTGTGGCATCAGGCGCTCACCAAGGACCACACCAAGGGAGACTACCACGAGCTTCGCCAGGGAGCCGCCTTCTTCTACCGGTCGTGCCTCACATTTCTCGAGCAGCAAACCGACATCGCGGCCGCTGCGCAGGAGCTGTTCAAAGTGAGTATTCCACTCATGGCATGCACGCTGAGTGCGAAGCGGCATGGAGCAGATGTGTATCGAAGGGCCACTAAGGATAAGCTAAAGCTAGCATGTATAGTTATCCAGCCAGGCGTAGCAGTAAACGACAGGatgttaggtgggcgtatgagattaagaagtttgcgaggacaAGATGACCGCAGCTTGCACAGGACAAGATTAACTGGGGAGTTCAAGCTAGAAAATAACGCCAAccaaaaagttgggctgaggcttagctaaagtgttaagcctggatatctcgaagcgaaaagcgtttagcaaggcgtgcctctcgtgattctggcgtttcagccgcttgtctggAATTGCatttttcatatcttcgctgcttttgagccaactcccacgctaccacttctgggtcttctcttCATGGCGAAaagtcagacgacggaggcatcgcgcggcggcggcgacggctgcggcagcagcgaccacctgcgctccgcgtgacgtcactcggtatcgcgcatgcgcagctgtagTAAATCTGTAgcgtggctcacgcgaagcccggtgttgacgagcccagtgaagcttttcgcttcaaaactgaaATACCACACGGCGTTTCAGAACCTACTCGGTTCCTTCGCCATGTGTGACTGCCGGCgagttgcagcttgcctttttaaGCCCTCGCTTAGTCAGCCGTCGGGTCACTGACGGTGGATGTAAGAGAGAGTAAAGGGTGCCAAGGGAGCGGTTTACATTCCTTGCGTCTGCTGAAGAGCCTTCTGCGAGGTCGCGGCTCGGTGTCCAGCACAATGGTGCCCTCGAGGTCAGTTTGGTGGTCACGTGTCTCGCAATGCTCCGCCATCGTGCTTCGATCTGTGTTCATTTGTTCGACATCCGCTtcgtgctgcttcattctttcggagAAGTCTTGGCTTCGCAAATGTACGAAACCGAGCATTTCGAGCAGGGGATTTCATACATCACACCACACCTCGAGCCTTTTCTTTGGGTTGACGGTCTTTTGGGCGAGGGTGGAGGCGTCCATTGGTGGCAGTCGACCACcatgcgcagcgcgagagtgtgtcgcagtttaacTCGAGGCGTGATcgtctgcggcgatagcatagtgccctcgtgcagtggcctgcgaagctggCATCCGAACCCGCGCCGTCGCGGGTTCGGATGCCACTCTCAGCAATATCTATTTCATTTCTGCATGGGTTATTGCAATGCTAGGTTAGGCCAAGGTCTCTCTCAACGTCACCTTCCCATTGGCTATAGCTGGCGCGACGATCTTCGGAGCTTACCCgcacttcctcccattggctgcagctcgcGTGACGCTCCTCCGGACTAACCCGAACTTACTCGAgctactccgaggcttcacacgagTTTCTTGGTTTGGACCGCGTTATAAGCAGTTCTGTCGCACTAAAAATTAAGCTCGCGGTGGAAGTATTAATAGACTTAAAAGCATGGCGTCAAAATAGGACATCGGGTCTCAGCGCGTGTAAAATGTGAAAAGCACCCCTTTGGTTACCGATATTCacagcaaagaaaataaaaaaaatacggagCGCAGTTAGGACTATTTACGTGCTATGGATGCGAAAACGTTCTTTTTTAAAATTAACTTCATTTTATACTTTTAGGTATTCGTTCTCTTTCGTTGTAattacacacctactcattagcatatgTACAGTCCGTAAAGCACCGCATATGCTATGTCCATCTTTATTCGCAAAGACGCAAGACGGTTTCGTGGCCTATGAGTTGCGTGCTCACGTCGCAAACTTAAAaccctgtccccccccccccccccccctcccgacagACACCTTAGGAagcagttttatttttctttgatacctACGTCATCTGGAATTTTACGACCACAGCTGCTTTTGGGACCATTGTTCAATTATTCCAGCTGCGCTTCGCCAACATACACATTATTATGGTTTGGATAGATCAAAACATATTCGCCTTCCACGATAAGGAAGATTTGAATTTTCCAGTTCGTAAACAATCTCATTTAAGATTCCGTCTGTTGCCACGAGAAATATCCATGTCAGCATTCCAACAACCTCGTCAGCATAGGCGCATCTGCAAAAAGATAAGCAGGTGCTCCTCTATATAAAAaaaagattggtttatggtttatgggcgtttaaacgtcccaaagcgactcaggctatgagagacgccgtagtgaagggccccggaaattttgaccacctggggttctttaacgtgcactgacatcgcacagcacatgggcctctagaatttcgcctccatcgaaattcgaccgccgcggccgggatcgaacccgcgtctttcgggccggaaaAAAAAGGTTACTTTCGTCACTGAATGGCCACCACTGGCAACCATGAACCCTGTTGGTGTCAAAATCGTACATATGAAAAACGTCACACAGCGAAGCCTCTACCCATTGAACAAATATTTATGAGGCGGTTGTGAGTTTAGGAAGGCATTATATAAAATTCGAAATATAAAATTTCGCTACTATAACTCGGTTTCTTCAGTCATGCCTTTCCTTTCGCTTATTCTTTTTCCTAAACAGTGCAGCTCAGTATAAATTCGTGAACATCGATGCCGACGCAGTAAAAATCAATTCGTTACTCTTTCGTTATTTGGAAGCTACCGGAAAATTTGTGCTGTGCTGTCAGTTGACGCCACGAGCGCCAAAAAGCGGTTAACATCGTTTCTGTACTGCGACCAGAATTCGCATATGTTTCTTGGGGACAAACAGCAATAAAAATAATTAACTTTCCCCCGCGTGCGTCATATCTTTCAGGCTCTCAACCTGCCCGTGTCAAAATGGCTTGCCGAAACCAGATGGAGCAGTTCTTTCACAACGTCCTTCACCTCTCCGTTGTGAGCCGTTTCCACACACTTGTAAACATTGACGCAACACTCAGAGAAACCAAGAGGACAATCCAAATCAGGAGGCAGCCACCGTTCCACGGTTTGGTCCGACCCATGTACCACGACCACCTCGCCAAATACGTGCGCAACGCCGTCAGGATATTGGCAAAGAACAAGCCAGCGACGCGGTTATCGAGGAAGTCCTTAACTTGGACATCACGAGGGCCAAAAGGACCGGCCAGGACAGCacatcccagcagcagcagctggatgATATAAACTGCCAGGGCTTCCCAGCGAAGCTCTGGAGAAAAGTTCTCGAGAAGGACCTGTCCTTACCAGAACAGGTCGATATCAAGATAATGCAAGCGGACCAAATTTGCAAAGACTTAAAGGTCGTTCTAGTGGATACCCATTCGGCTGCGAGGCCCGTGTATATTTTCACTCTTCTTGTTGGACACGTCTTAAAATACGACTATGAGCTCTCCGAGAATCGCGCTGCCAACGCCATCAAGGACGTCTGCTACCAGGCGACTTCCGAGGCCTACGAAGACATCTGGCTGCACCTTATGAGcagcttcctgtctcttaacaaaGAGATAGAAGTGGCCTTTGACAACTACGTAGATTTCATCGCTGCACAGGCGAAGATCCTCGTGCGTAGCCGCTCCTGGATGAGCGAACGGGACAGAAGCACGACGCTGGGAAAGCTCGGTAAGATCCGCATGTATCGCTTCTACGGCGCCCACATGACGGAACAGGCAGTCGAGTGCCACAGTGGTAAACTCATGAAGGTCGacgccttcgtttccaacatgGTGGCGCTGAGGGCCCGGGACGTCAAGCACTGCCTTTTCGTGGCTACGACTAACAGCAGTGACTACAACGACCGCAGGATCCTCACGGGCTCGGACCTGGTCGTCGACCCCGAATCCTTGAAGGTCCACGTGCCGGCCTCCTTCGCCATTGCTCCTCTGTATTACCGACACGTAAAGGGCGACAGATTCATCAACATCGCAGTGGTAGTAA
The genomic region above belongs to Amblyomma americanum isolate KBUSLIRL-KWMA chromosome 9, ASM5285725v1, whole genome shotgun sequence and contains:
- the LOC144105565 gene encoding membrane metallo-endopeptidase-like 1 isoform X2, encoding MDHSVNPCHDFYRHVCGRWMRDTHKPSSFMIDVARNMTDVWHQALTKDHTKGDYHELRQGAAFFYRSCLTFLEQQTDIAAAAQELFKALNLPVSKWLAETRWSSSFTTSFTSPL
- the LOC144105565 gene encoding uncharacterized protein LOC144105565 isoform X1, translating into MQADQICKDLKVVLVDTHSAARPVYIFTLLVGHVLKYDYELSENRAANAIKDVCYQATSEAYEDIWLHLMSSFLSLNKEIEVAFDNYVDFIAAQAKILVRSRSWMSERDRSTTLGKLGKIRMYRFYGAHMTEQAVECHSGKLMKVDAFVSNMVALRARDVKHCLFVATTNSSDYNDRRILTGSDLVVDPESLKVHVPASFAIAPLYYRHVKGDRFINIAVVVMHLAAMSCPSWTVSPSTRRRRRRRLQGWQRSTTKRPAAQALGGA